The genomic stretch TGGTGACGGCGTCGTCGAGGTCCTCGGAGAGCCGGGGCGCGCGGTCGGCGAGTGCCTGGGCCTGCTTCTCCAGGGTGGCCAGGTTCTTGTCGAGCTTGTCCAGGACGGCGGCGTGGTCGGTGAGCAGGGTGCTGACGTCGCCGGCGATCCCGGCCACGGTGGCTGCGGCGTCCTTGGCGATCTTCAGGTCGGCGCAGGCCGTGTCGGGCAGCACGGCGTCCTCACAGCGCGTCTTGTAGACGCCGCTCAGGTCCTCGGAGGCTTTGCGGGCGTCCTCGGCGGCGGTCGGTGCCCGTTCCACCAGAGCGTCGAGATTGTCGCGGATCGCCCCGGACGCGTCGGCGACCAGCTGGGCGGTGTCACCGATCGCCTTCTCGTTGTCCTTGAGGAAGGGACCGACCTTGTCGGCGGTCGCGTTGACCTTGTCGGCGAGCTTCTGGGTGCCCTCGGCGACCTTCGCGGAGCCGTCCTCCAGGTCGCCCGCGCCCTTGTCGAGCTTCTTCAGGCCCTTGGCCAGCTTGCCGCTGCCCGACTTGGCGTCCTTCAGGCCGTCGGCGAGGTCCCGCGAGCCCTTCTCGGCCTTCCCGATGCCGGTCTCCAGCTTGTCGGCGCCCTTGGCGGCCTTGACGGTCGCGCCGTGGATGTCGGAGAAGGAGATGAAGATCCGGTCCAGGAAGGACCGCGAGGCCTTGGTGGACGCGGCGTCCCGCACCTCGCTGAACACGGTCCGGGAGATCTGCCCGACGATGTAGTTGTTGGCGTCGTTGGTGCGCACCTGGAGCGCGCCGGTCTCCGGGGAGTCGCCCGAACTGGACGCGATCCGCTCGCTGAAGTCGGCCGGCATGGTCAGCGACAGGTAGTAGCGGCCGTCCTCCACGCCCGCGCGTGCCTCGTCGGCACTGACCTCGTGCCACTCGAAGACCTCGCTGTCGCGCAGCCCCTGCACGATGTCGTCGCCCGCCGCGATCTTCTTGCCGTCGGCCTTGGCACCCTGGTCGTCGTTCACGAGCGCCACGGGAATGCGGTCCAGACGGCTGTACGGGTCCCAGAACGACCACAGGTAGAGGGCGCCGTACAGCAGGGGCAGCACCAGCAGCGCCACCAGCGCGGCACGCGGCAGCTTCCCCCGCCCGAACCGCCGGATCTCAAGCGAGGCCAGCTTCGGCGCGCGCATCGGCGGACACCTCCTTCGCGTCGGTTCGGGAGCCCGCGGCGTCCTCGGGGCTCGCGTTGTCGTGCGGGTCCGCGGCATTCTCGGGGCTCGCGTCGTCGTGCGGGTCCGCCGCGTCCTCGGGGTCCGCCTCGTCTCGTGCATCCGCCGCGTCGCCGGCGCCCGTCTCGTCCTCGGCGACCGTCGACACGGTCACCGCCCCCTCCGGCGCCTCGCTGCACACCGCCACCACCGTCGTCCCCGCCTCGGCGATGGACCTCAGCAGCGTCCAGATCTCGGCCCGTTCGGCGTCGGAGAGCTTGAGGTCGGTGTCGTCGACGCCGAGCAGCCCCGGTTCGCCGATCAGCGCCAGCGCCACGGACAGCCTGAGCGCCTCCACCCGCTCCAGATCGCGTACGGCGGTCCTGGAGCCCTTCGGCAGGGCCTCCCGGTCGAGCCCGGCCGCGGTCAGCGCCCGGTCGATCCGCAGCCGGGTCTCCGTCGCCCGCTCGGCGCGCGGGCGCAGAAGGCCGCGCAGCGAGCCCCCGAACCGCCGCTGGAGCAGCGCCCGTTCGTGCAGGTGCTCGGCGACGGTCAGCGCCGGGTCGAGGTCGGTGACACCGGGGACATGGGCGAGGGCGCTGATCCGCCGCGCCGCCCCGAGCTGCTTCGGCAGCCCGGCCCCGCCCACCTCCGCCGTGCCCTCGGTCGCCTTCATCCGCCCGGTGAGCGCGAGCAGCAGACACGTGCGCCCGGATCCGGACGGCCCCTCCACCGCGATCAGTGAGCCCGGGTCCGCCTCGAAGGAGACCTCGCGGAACGCCCATCCGCGAGGTCCTTCGAGGCCAAGACCCCGGGCCGTGACGCCGACTCCGGCCACGGCTCCCCCATCCCCTGATTTGTGCACCACTGAATTGAACTGACTGGTCAGTGCAAAAACTAACCCGAACTGTCGATCGAAGCAAAAGTGCAGGTCAGAACGGATTGTCAGTGGCATACCTCACGATGGGCACATACGGCATCCGTGCCGTCACACAGACGACAGGAGGTTCGTCATGGCCAGCTACCACGCAGCCGCCGCCCGCCGGCGCCGCGCCACCGGCCCTGCCCCCTCACTGACCGGCCCGGCGAGCGATGTGCACCCCGTGCTGCGCCGGGCCACGGCGCCGCCCGCCGCCCTCGACCTGCTCGCCCAGGCCCGTGCCGGACTGGACGAGGCCGCCGTCCTGGAAACCCCCAACGAGCGCTATGCGACGGCCCACCTGGCCGCCCTGCGCACCGCCGCCGCCGTCCTCGCCGCGCGAGGGCGCCCGGAACCCAACTCCCGACGCCGGGCCCGCATCAGGAGCGCCTGGGAAGTGCTCCCCGAGATAGCGCCCGAGCTCGCCGAATGGAGCGCGCTGTTCGCCTCCGGGGCCCGCCGCCGCGCCCGGGCCGAGGCGGGCATCCAGGGCGCGGCCAGCCGCCGGGACGCCGACGACCTGATACGCGACGTGGCGATGTTCCTGCGCCTGGTCGAGCGGATGCTCGTCCTCCAGCCGGTGCTGCCACAGCCCCGCCAGGATGCCGACCAACAGCGGGACGGAGGAGGTGCCCCCGGCCAGGATTTCCCGGACGCGGGCTGACTCCCGGGCCGACGGGTCCGCCGGTTGAGACGCGGGGCGGGGCAGGACGCCGCAGGGACCGGGTGCCGGGCCGAAGGCAATAGGGTGGGACCCGCCTGAAGCCGTCCTGTTCCGAGGAGTCAACTGCCGTGTCGGACCCGAGCCGCCCCCGCGCCTCTCTCCGTACCGCCGTGGTCTGGGAGGTCCTTCAGGACGCCCTCGACCGCCAGGTCAAGGCCACCGGCCGGGAGGCGCTGGACGTCCTCGACGCCGGGGGCGGCAGCGGCAAGTTCGCCGTGCAGGTCGCCCGCCTCGGCCACCGGGTCACCGTGGTCGACCCCAGCCCCAACGCCCTGTTCGCGCTGGAGCGCCGCGCTGCCGAGGCCGGCGTCGCCGACCGCGTCCAGGGCGTCCAGGGCGACGCCCACGGCCTGTTCGACGTGGTCGAGCGCGGCGGCTACGACGCGGTGCTGTGCCACGGCGTCCTGGAGTACGTCGACGACCCCGCCGAGGGTGTCCGCAACGCCGTGGCCGCCCTGCGCCCGGAGGGCGTCCTCAGCCTGCTCGCGGCCGGTCTCGGCGGCGCCGTGCTGGCCCGCGCCCTCGCCGGCCACTTCAAGGAGGCCAAGCAGGCCCTTCAGGACCCGAACGGCCGCTGGGGGGCGGGTGACCCCGTGCCGCACCGCTTCACCGCCGAACAGCTCACCGCGCTGGTCGAGGGAGCGGGCCTGCGCGTCGGCGCGGTGCACGGCGTACGGGTCTTCGCCGACCTGGTGCCCGGCGTTCTGGTGGACACCGAGCCCGGGGCCCTGGAGGCGCTGCTCAAGCTGGAGGAGGCGGCGGCCGAGCTGCCCGCCTTCCACTCCGTGGCCACGCAGCTTCATGTGCTCGGTGAGACGCGGGGGACCTCGGAGGGCTGAGCCCGCTCCTGGGGCGCGCCGCTGATCAGGGACTTGGCTGCACATGGAGTACGCCACAGGCCCCCCGATCGGGCGCTCAGCGCCGTATGATCGAGGGAGACCGTTCCGGCATGACGGGTCGGCCGCTGGGGAATGAAGATCTCAGCGAGCCGGGACGTGCATGCCGGAGCCCGGTTGGCCAATTGGCGTAGAGGGGCGGGTTTCACGGGGGCGATTCCCTGCCTATCCTGAAGGGACCCCCCGGGTCGCCCCGGCGACTGCACGATGAGGAGGACTCCGTGCCGCTCTCGGAGCACGAGCAGCGCATGCTCGAGCAGATGGAGCGAGCGCTGTACGCCGAAGATCCCAAGTTCGCGACAGCGCTTGAGGGAAGCGGGCTGCGCACGTACACCCGGCGACGGGTGTATCAGGCGGTCGCCGGCTTTCTCGTGGGTATCGCGCTCCTCATGGCTGGAATGGTCGCCAAGCAGGTCTGGCTCAGCGTGGTGGGATTCCTCGTCATGCTGGGCTGTGCGGTACTCGCCGTGACCGGCTGGCGCAAGGCCCCCAAGCCGGGTGAACAGCCGGCAGGCGGTCAGCAGGCCAGCCGTCAGGGTCGGACCAAGCGCTCCATGATGGACCGGATCGAGCAGCGCTGGCAGCGGCGCCGCGACGAACAGGGCCACTAGCGCAACACGAGCCGCAGCTCCTGGACATACGTGAGGGGGCGACCACCGCGGGTGGTCGCCCCCTCACGCACGCCCTCACACCGGTGACGCGAACACGACGGGAATCATGAGCAAGGCCCGGACGGGATCACCCGCCCGGGCCTTCCTCGTCCCGTCTCAGCCCTGCTGCCCCGACGCCTTCCGCAGCGGCGGCCGGGCCGCGGAGACCCGCGCCTTGACCCCGCTCCACCACTCGGCCGCCGCCCACACCACACGCACGGTCGAACGCGGCATGAAGAGTGCTCGAATCCGGGTGCCCCGGCTGACCGTGGACCGCAGGGCGGCCACCACTCGGCGGACGTCCTGGGCGAGCCCCGCCGTCGGCCGCGGCCGCGGCGCGTACAGCACCTGCTCCACGGCGTCGGCCAGCCGGTGCACCGAGGCCGCGGCCTCCGCATCGAGATGCCCGAGCCGGACGATCCGGGCGGCCGACTTGCGTGGGGTCTGAGAGTCGTCCGGCGCGATCCCGAAGTCCCACGCCGTGTCGGTCAGCTCCTGCCAGACCGCCAGGATGTGCGGGGCCGCGTCGGCCTCGCTCCGGCCGTGCGCCCCGAGCCGTACGGCCCGGGTCCGCAGCCGCCACAGCATCGGTGACAGCGGGATCAGCAGCGCCACAAGACCGGCGAGGGACCAGGCCAGCAAGGCGTACCACTTCGGGCCGTCGTCGTTCGCGGCCAGGGCGGCCTGCGGGGACTCACTGGCGCACAGCTCAGGGTTGCCGCCCGCCGCGCAGCTCTCGCTCTCCGAGGGCGCCTCGCTCGGCACCGCGCTGGCCGACTGGGTCGGCCGCGCCACGTCCGGCAGGGTGCTGCCGGGCGCGTCCGTCTGGGTGTACGACGGGACGGAGCCGCGGGTCGGGGTCGGTTCGAAGCGGGTCCAGCCGACGCCCTCGAAGTACAGCTCGGGCCAGGCGTGGGCGTCCTTCAGGCCCACCGACACCGACTTGTCGCTCTCCGGGGTGCCCGGCGCGAAGCCCACCGCCACCCGTGCCGGTATGCCCAGGGAGCGGGCCATCGCCGCCATCGAGAAGGAGAAGTGGACGCAGAAGCCCTGCTTGTCCCGCAGGAACCGGACGATCGCGTTGGAACCGCTGCCGACCTGCACTTGGGTGTCGTACTGGAAGCCGCCGGTGACGGCGAAGAACTCCTGGAGCTTGACGGCCTGCTCGTAGTGGCTGTTCGCGCCGTCGGTGACCTCGCGCGCGGTCTGCCTGACCTCCTCCGGCAGCGACGAGGGCAGCTTGGTGAACTCGCGCTTGATCGCGGCCGACGGTTCCGCTGCCGAGTCGAGCTGCTCCGCCGTGGGCTGCACATTGAGGCTGCGCACGGTGTAGGTCATGCCGCGGGTGTTCTGGCCGTGGTCGCCCACCAGGGTCATGCCGAGCGGTTCGTAGCGCCAGTTGCCCTCGATGTCCACGCCGCTCGGCGGGTAGGGCATCGGCAGCCAGTCCTGGGCGTACCAGTTCGCCGCCGAGACCCGGGTGACGATCTCCGTGCGCTTGATGTCGGGGCCCAGCCCGATGGGGGTGGGGAACTCGTCCGGCACCGAGGTGATGTTCCGCTTGGACGGCTTCCAGGTGGTGCCGTCGAAGTCGTCCAGGGACACGATCCGCAGATACATGTTGGACAGGTCGTTGGTGTTGGTGCGCAGGGAGAGGACCTGGCGGTCCTCGTCCACGTTCAGGCTGTCGCGCAGGGACACCAGCGGGTTCACCGCGGAGATGGTGCCGCCGCTTCCGGACCCGGAGCCCACCCCGGTGCCCGCGCCGTCCAGCAGGCCGCCGTTCATCGCGGGCAGCCCGAGCGGCACCACCAGGGCGATGCCGAGCGCCACCACGCCGATCCGCCGCCCGGTGCGCACCGGTGCCACCGCGCCGGGCTCGCCGCCCGGAACGCGCGGGGCGCCGCCGAAGACGCGGCCCCAC from Streptomyces davaonensis JCM 4913 encodes the following:
- a CDS encoding methyltransferase; its protein translation is MSDPSRPRASLRTAVVWEVLQDALDRQVKATGREALDVLDAGGGSGKFAVQVARLGHRVTVVDPSPNALFALERRAAEAGVADRVQGVQGDAHGLFDVVERGGYDAVLCHGVLEYVDDPAEGVRNAVAALRPEGVLSLLAAGLGGAVLARALAGHFKEAKQALQDPNGRWGAGDPVPHRFTAEQLTALVEGAGLRVGAVHGVRVFADLVPGVLVDTEPGALEALLKLEEAAAELPAFHSVATQLHVLGETRGTSEG
- a CDS encoding ATP-binding cassette domain-containing protein, whose amino-acid sequence is MAGVGVTARGLGLEGPRGWAFREVSFEADPGSLIAVEGPSGSGRTCLLLALTGRMKATEGTAEVGGAGLPKQLGAARRISALAHVPGVTDLDPALTVAEHLHERALLQRRFGGSLRGLLRPRAERATETRLRIDRALTAAGLDREALPKGSRTAVRDLERVEALRLSVALALIGEPGLLGVDDTDLKLSDAERAEIWTLLRSIAEAGTTVVAVCSEAPEGAVTVSTVAEDETGAGDAADARDEADPEDAADPHDDASPENAADPHDNASPEDAAGSRTDAKEVSADARAEAGLA
- a CDS encoding transglutaminase TgpA family protein, giving the protein MSGRARLALCAAVATLAAACALLPLVDEPTWLFQATLLLAVQTGVGMAARRVPLARSLTVAAQALVTLMLLTLAFAREQALLGLVPGPEAFTYFADLLQTGTDDVSRYAIPAPLSDGIRLMLVGGVLVIGLAVDTLAVTFRSAAPAGLPLLALYSVAAGLSEGGADWLWFLVAAAGYLMLLLAEGRDRLSQWGRVFGGAPRVPGGEPGAVAPVRTGRRIGVVALGIALVVPLGLPAMNGGLLDGAGTGVGSGSGSGGTISAVNPLVSLRDSLNVDEDRQVLSLRTNTNDLSNMYLRIVSLDDFDGTTWKPSKRNITSVPDEFPTPIGLGPDIKRTEIVTRVSAANWYAQDWLPMPYPPSGVDIEGNWRYEPLGMTLVGDHGQNTRGMTYTVRSLNVQPTAEQLDSAAEPSAAIKREFTKLPSSLPEEVRQTAREVTDGANSHYEQAVKLQEFFAVTGGFQYDTQVQVGSGSNAIVRFLRDKQGFCVHFSFSMAAMARSLGIPARVAVGFAPGTPESDKSVSVGLKDAHAWPELYFEGVGWTRFEPTPTRGSVPSYTQTDAPGSTLPDVARPTQSASAVPSEAPSESESCAAGGNPELCASESPQAALAANDDGPKWYALLAWSLAGLVALLIPLSPMLWRLRTRAVRLGAHGRSEADAAPHILAVWQELTDTAWDFGIAPDDSQTPRKSAARIVRLGHLDAEAAASVHRLADAVEQVLYAPRPRPTAGLAQDVRRVVAALRSTVSRGTRIRALFMPRSTVRVVWAAAEWWSGVKARVSAARPPLRKASGQQG
- a CDS encoding YhgE/Pip domain-containing protein, translating into MRAPKLASLEIRRFGRGKLPRAALVALLVLPLLYGALYLWSFWDPYSRLDRIPVALVNDDQGAKADGKKIAAGDDIVQGLRDSEVFEWHEVSADEARAGVEDGRYYLSLTMPADFSERIASSSGDSPETGALQVRTNDANNYIVGQISRTVFSEVRDAASTKASRSFLDRIFISFSDIHGATVKAAKGADKLETGIGKAEKGSRDLADGLKDAKSGSGKLAKGLKKLDKGAGDLEDGSAKVAEGTQKLADKVNATADKVGPFLKDNEKAIGDTAQLVADASGAIRDNLDALVERAPTAAEDARKASEDLSGVYKTRCEDAVLPDTACADLKIAKDAAATVAGIAGDVSTLLTDHAAVLDKLDKNLATLEKQAQALADRAPRLSEDLDDAVTKINDLNEGAGKVAAGAKKLHTGLGTADTGATELDKGVGDLRTGAKDLKAGLYKLVDGSGQLSDGLHDGAGQIPDYGERDRDERTEVMSDPVRLVSEDLHKAPNYGTGFAPYFIPLSLWVGAMVAYMLIAPMNRRALAAGASAWRIALAGWLPVVVIGVLQTVALMSVLHWAVGLQMARAAGTVGFLFLVTACFASLVQWLNARFGAAGRILVLALLMLQLTSAGGTYPVQTSPGFFNALHPFLPMSYVVEALRRLITGGGLEPVWHACVVLVAFTAGALALTALSARRRQVWTLDRLHPELTL
- a CDS encoding SAV_6107 family HEPN domain-containing protein translates to MASYHAAAARRRRATGPAPSLTGPASDVHPVLRRATAPPAALDLLAQARAGLDEAAVLETPNERYATAHLAALRTAAAVLAARGRPEPNSRRRARIRSAWEVLPEIAPELAEWSALFASGARRRARAEAGIQGAASRRDADDLIRDVAMFLRLVERMLVLQPVLPQPRQDADQQRDGGGAPGQDFPDAG
- a CDS encoding DUF3040 domain-containing protein, which codes for MPLSEHEQRMLEQMERALYAEDPKFATALEGSGLRTYTRRRVYQAVAGFLVGIALLMAGMVAKQVWLSVVGFLVMLGCAVLAVTGWRKAPKPGEQPAGGQQASRQGRTKRSMMDRIEQRWQRRRDEQGH